Proteins from a single region of Candidatus Binatia bacterium:
- a CDS encoding S41 family peptidase, translated as MKRFLWPLWAGGLTAALIALPTASAAPAVHLSTTDAGEVSTSYTYLTDNFYKKVDPDVVLASVHAALSAAMRTAGIKHISLAVMHDAQSPMGNVREIDREIETAATESKSKFSAHDLSYVAIDGMMRAVNDRYTVFLTPKEFAGLNQGLDGGDFGGTGIVIQVDDKTKYIAVENVIPNGPADKAGVQQDDLITTIDGNSTKGMAIATASGKLRGKEGTKVTLTIQRDSSALPAPITITRAKIHQLSVYEKLLPGKIGYIALTVFGRDTGSELTTALGRLQSEGARALILDLRDNGGGYLEAAVAVSSKFIPSGPIVSVESRASNITTLDADNTAISPLPLVVLVNGYTASASEITSGAIQDSSVGTIMGTKTFGKGVVQTIYPLPDGSAIKVTTARYLTPRNRDINHLGITPDVVVTENKRPQFGQPTRDDQLTRAIQYLDDKLAHANQENGV; from the coding sequence ATGAAACGTTTTCTTTGGCCCCTGTGGGCGGGCGGGCTGACCGCCGCGCTCATCGCCCTGCCCACTGCATCCGCCGCTCCGGCGGTGCATCTCTCGACGACCGACGCCGGAGAAGTGTCCACCAGCTACACGTACCTGACGGACAACTTCTACAAAAAGGTCGATCCGGACGTCGTGCTCGCCTCCGTCCACGCGGCGCTGTCGGCGGCGATGCGCACGGCGGGTATCAAGCACATCTCGCTCGCGGTTATGCACGACGCGCAGAGTCCGATGGGGAACGTGCGCGAAATCGACCGCGAGATCGAGACTGCGGCCACGGAGTCGAAGAGCAAGTTTAGCGCGCACGACCTCAGCTACGTCGCCATCGACGGTATGATGCGCGCGGTCAACGACCGCTACACCGTGTTCTTGACGCCGAAGGAGTTTGCGGGACTCAATCAGGGTCTCGACGGGGGCGACTTCGGCGGCACGGGCATCGTCATCCAAGTCGATGACAAGACGAAATACATCGCGGTCGAGAACGTGATTCCCAACGGCCCTGCCGACAAGGCCGGCGTGCAGCAGGACGACCTGATCACGACGATCGACGGCAACTCCACCAAGGGCATGGCCATCGCGACCGCGAGCGGGAAGCTGCGCGGCAAGGAGGGCACGAAGGTCACGCTGACGATTCAGCGCGACAGCTCCGCACTGCCCGCGCCGATCACGATCACCCGCGCGAAGATTCACCAGCTCAGCGTCTACGAGAAGCTTTTGCCCGGCAAGATCGGCTACATCGCACTGACGGTGTTCGGCCGCGACACGGGGAGCGAGCTGACCACGGCGCTCGGCCGCCTGCAGAGCGAGGGCGCCCGCGCACTGATCCTCGACCTGCGCGACAACGGCGGCGGCTATCTGGAAGCGGCCGTGGCGGTGAGCTCCAAGTTCATCCCGAGCGGACCGATCGTCTCGGTAGAGTCGCGCGCCTCGAACATCACGACGCTCGACGCAGACAACACTGCGATCAGCCCGCTGCCGCTCGTCGTGCTCGTGAACGGCTATACGGCCTCGGCTTCCGAGATCACTTCGGGGGCGATCCAAGACAGCAGCGTCGGCACGATTATGGGCACGAAGACGTTCGGCAAGGGCGTCGTGCAAACGATCTACCCGCTGCCGGACGGCAGCGCGATCAAGGTGACGACGGCGCGTTATCTGACGCCGCGTAATCGCGACATCAACCATCTAGGCATCACGCCCGACGTCGTCGTGACCGAGAACAAGCGCCCGCAGTTCGGACAGCCGACTCGCGACGACCAGCTAACGCGGGCGATCCAATACCTGGACGACAAGCTCGCGCACGCCAACCAGGAAAACGGCGTTTAG
- a CDS encoding S41 family peptidase — protein MTALLVVALAAGGAIYIGYRTGVLAGQSVLQVATTGDLRDLFASHDPPNAFVADVALRRLENSYYKDIAPETPIAGEIDALHHFLSAKKIDNAALPGTTASGVPSRDGERAADLLAYAQDHYAANVGPNGRDDLTDAALRGIMSSVRDPYTVYLSPREIRGLNESLSGGNFGGIGVYIYQLKDGRIVVQPIEALPAARSGMKPGEVVDSVDGKPVRGLPIDRVEEMIRGQAGTTVRLRAHGYFKPSNESTYDIVREIIHVPTVRAKMEGKIDYVRLSDFGTTSGDEVRKALLAGRAAGAKGYILDLRDNGGGLLDAAVEISSLFIPQGTIVSTIRRDGQRTSDAALGTAIEGLQPLVVLVNKYTASASEITSGALQDYHLATLIGTRTFGKGVVQSIFPMPDQGALKITTARYVTPAGRDIQHRGIEPDVVIEQDPNPSIIDTPADKQLAAAKARLHQLIR, from the coding sequence TTGACAGCCCTGCTGGTCGTCGCGCTCGCGGCCGGCGGCGCGATTTACATCGGCTACCGCACGGGGGTGCTTGCCGGGCAGTCCGTGTTGCAAGTCGCGACCACCGGCGACCTGCGCGATCTCTTCGCTTCGCACGATCCGCCGAATGCGTTCGTGGCCGACGTCGCGCTGCGCAGGTTGGAGAACTCGTATTACAAAGACATCGCGCCGGAGACGCCGATCGCCGGCGAGATCGACGCGCTGCACCATTTTCTGTCCGCAAAAAAGATCGATAACGCAGCCCTGCCGGGCACGACCGCGAGCGGCGTTCCGAGCCGAGACGGCGAGCGCGCCGCCGACCTTCTGGCGTACGCTCAGGATCACTACGCGGCGAACGTCGGGCCGAACGGCCGCGACGACCTCACCGACGCAGCCTTGCGCGGCATCATGAGCTCGGTGCGCGATCCCTACACGGTCTATCTCTCGCCGCGCGAGATTCGCGGCCTCAATGAGTCGCTCTCCGGCGGCAATTTCGGCGGCATCGGCGTCTACATCTATCAACTCAAAGACGGGCGCATCGTCGTACAGCCGATCGAGGCTCTGCCCGCGGCCCGCTCCGGGATGAAGCCCGGCGAGGTCGTGGACAGCGTCGATGGAAAGCCCGTACGCGGCTTGCCGATCGACCGCGTGGAAGAGATGATCCGCGGCCAGGCCGGAACGACGGTTCGTCTGCGCGCGCACGGCTACTTCAAGCCGTCGAATGAAAGCACTTACGACATCGTCCGCGAGATCATTCACGTCCCCACCGTGCGCGCGAAGATGGAGGGCAAGATCGATTACGTTCGGCTGTCGGACTTCGGAACGACGTCAGGCGACGAGGTGCGCAAGGCGCTGTTGGCCGGACGAGCCGCGGGCGCGAAGGGTTACATCCTCGACCTGCGCGATAACGGCGGAGGCCTGCTGGATGCCGCCGTCGAGATATCGAGCCTGTTCATTCCGCAGGGAACGATCGTTTCTACGATTCGCCGCGACGGCCAGCGCACGAGCGACGCGGCTCTCGGAACCGCCATCGAGGGACTGCAACCGCTGGTCGTTCTGGTGAACAAGTACACCGCCAGCGCGTCGGAAATCACGTCGGGCGCGTTGCAGGACTACCATCTGGCGACGCTGATCGGGACGCGCACGTTCGGTAAGGGCGTCGTACAGAGCATCTTCCCGATGCCGGATCAGGGAGCGCTCAAGATAACGACGGCCCGCTACGTTACGCCCGCCGGCCGCGACATCCAGCACCGCGGCATCGAGCCGGACGTCGTGATCGAGCAGGACCCCAACCCGTCGATCATCGATACCCCGGCCGACAAGCAGCTCGCTGCCGCCAAGGCACGTTTACACCAGCTAATACGTTGA
- a CDS encoding peptidoglycan DD-metalloendopeptidase family protein — protein sequence MLRRFAAVAAVLALAPSFAQARSPGLEQRIQAERAKAAQLQERLHGKRVELNTVTMRYQDLQRQLGETNAAIGEVNGRIGSLQEQQDSTQRRIDWNTLQLNAAKRSLQLHDAALKRRLVDIYEFGDLTYLNALIASRSFSEFVERWEDLRLLIAANQRAVRARKAAATRVAAIEADLESTRLELQQQEEAQEQARSQLNSLAQERSNLVELASVRRRSVATEVAQMEDLSAAEEASLEGLILEREREMEAERKAAGIAGVETEGAAGSFSWPVTGTITSPFGWRSNPFGGAPEFHQGLDIAAPSGTTVTAAASGSVIMAQWYGGYGNYILIDHGGGYSTGYGHLSAIYVSTGQAVQRGQAIGAVGSTGQSTGPHLHFEIRIAGKPVDPAPRLH from the coding sequence ATGCTGCGTCGCTTCGCGGCCGTAGCCGCTGTACTCGCGCTCGCGCCTTCATTCGCGCAGGCGCGCAGCCCCGGACTCGAGCAGCGCATCCAGGCGGAGCGCGCCAAGGCGGCGCAGTTGCAGGAGCGGCTCCACGGCAAGCGCGTCGAGCTAAACACCGTGACGATGCGCTATCAAGATTTGCAGCGTCAGCTCGGCGAAACGAACGCCGCGATCGGCGAGGTCAACGGCCGCATCGGTTCCCTCCAAGAGCAGCAGGACTCGACGCAGCGGCGGATCGACTGGAACACGCTCCAGCTCAACGCCGCCAAACGATCGCTGCAACTGCACGATGCGGCGCTCAAGCGCCGTCTCGTCGACATCTACGAGTTCGGGGACCTGACGTATCTCAACGCGTTGATCGCCTCGCGCTCGTTCAGCGAGTTCGTCGAGCGCTGGGAGGATCTGCGCCTGCTCATCGCCGCCAATCAGCGGGCGGTGCGCGCGCGCAAGGCGGCCGCTACGCGCGTCGCGGCGATCGAGGCCGACCTAGAAAGCACGCGCCTCGAGCTGCAGCAGCAGGAGGAGGCGCAAGAGCAGGCGCGCAGCCAGCTCAACTCGCTCGCGCAGGAGCGCAGCAATCTGGTCGAGCTCGCCTCGGTCCGGCGCCGCAGCGTCGCGACCGAAGTGGCCCAGATGGAAGACCTGTCGGCCGCTGAGGAGGCCTCGCTCGAAGGGCTGATCCTCGAGCGCGAGCGCGAGATGGAGGCCGAGCGCAAGGCCGCCGGCATCGCCGGCGTCGAGACCGAAGGGGCCGCCGGTTCGTTCTCCTGGCCGGTGACCGGCACGATCACATCGCCGTTCGGCTGGCGCTCCAACCCGTTCGGCGGAGCGCCTGAGTTTCATCAGGGGCTCGACATCGCCGCGCCCAGCGGGACGACGGTAACCGCGGCCGCCTCGGGCAGCGTCATCATGGCGCAGTGGTACGGGGGCTACGGCAACTACATCCTGATCGATCACGGCGGGGGCTACTCGACCGGCTACGGCCACCTCTCGGCGATCTACGTCTCGACCGGGCAGGCCGTCCAGCGCGGGCAGGCCATCGGGGCGGTGGGCTCGACCGGCCAATCCACCGGCCCCCACCTTCATTTTGAGATCAGAATTGCCGGTAAGCCTGTTGACCCGGCCCCCCGGCTTCATTAA
- the ftsX gene encoding permease-like cell division protein FtsX → MDSGKVKFFLGEVSRNFTRNTGMQMTAIGTVAITIVLLGMFLFVRAALADAGKQLLDQIEISAYLRTDATPKQVAAIGRYLAADPRIASAQFVPKRQGLAELRERTKGTIDTALLTENPLPDKFRVKARKPEDVPAVAAGVRRLTGVDNVVYGQTIVQRLLQLGAVLRRVGIGVIAVFFAVAGIIIANTIRLTVFARRREIAIMQLVGATNTYIRLPFICEGLIAGLFGALVAVGLLAIARATLWPRLLEALPWAALRAVPVDPRLLAGELILVGAAIGIVASWIAVGRHLRT, encoded by the coding sequence TTGGACTCGGGGAAAGTCAAGTTCTTTCTGGGTGAGGTGTCGCGCAACTTCACGCGCAACACCGGGATGCAAATGACGGCGATCGGCACGGTCGCGATCACGATCGTCCTGCTCGGCATGTTTCTCTTCGTGCGCGCCGCGCTCGCCGACGCCGGTAAGCAGCTGCTCGATCAGATCGAGATCTCCGCGTACCTGCGCACCGACGCGACGCCCAAGCAGGTCGCGGCGATCGGGCGGTATCTCGCGGCGGACCCGCGCATTGCGTCCGCGCAGTTCGTCCCGAAGCGCCAGGGCCTGGCCGAGCTGCGCGAACGCACGAAGGGCACCATCGACACGGCGTTGTTGACCGAGAATCCGTTGCCGGACAAGTTTCGAGTCAAGGCGCGCAAGCCCGAAGACGTGCCGGCGGTCGCGGCGGGCGTGCGGCGCCTCACCGGCGTCGACAACGTCGTCTACGGTCAGACGATCGTGCAGCGCCTGCTGCAACTGGGCGCGGTGCTGCGCCGCGTCGGCATCGGCGTGATCGCCGTCTTCTTCGCGGTCGCGGGAATCATCATCGCCAACACGATCCGGCTGACGGTCTTCGCGCGGCGGCGCGAGATCGCGATCATGCAGCTGGTCGGCGCCACGAACACGTACATCCGCCTGCCGTTCATCTGCGAGGGGCTGATCGCCGGCCTCTTTGGCGCGCTGGTCGCCGTCGGACTGCTCGCGATCGCGCGAGCGACCTTGTGGCCGCGGCTGCTCGAGGCGCTTCCCTGGGCGGCACTGCGTGCCGTTCCCGTGGATCCGCGTCTGCTCGCCGGCGAGCTGATCCTGGTCGGCGCGGCGATCGGAATCGTGGCGTCCTGGATCGCGGTCGGGCGACACCTGCGCACGTAG
- the ftsE gene encoding cell division ATP-binding protein FtsE: protein MISLRGVSLVYPNGVRALDNVNLEIAKGDFVFLVGHSGTGKSSLLRLLYREAKATAGEITVDGIRVDRVRRSRVPALRRHLGVVFQDFKLLTDKTVWENVAFAMQVTGAHTRDVMRQVPRVLDLVGLSHKSRMYPSELSGGEQQRTAIARALVNNPKILLCDEPTGNLDPTNTSEITALLQRINLKGTTVVVATHNQAVVDRMRRRVIRLDDGRITTDEERGYYYLGLGESQVLSG, encoded by the coding sequence ATGATCTCCCTCCGCGGCGTTTCGCTTGTCTATCCTAATGGCGTCCGCGCCCTCGACAACGTGAATCTCGAGATCGCCAAGGGAGACTTCGTCTTCCTCGTCGGCCATTCCGGAACCGGTAAGTCCAGCCTTCTGCGTCTGCTCTATCGCGAAGCGAAGGCCACCGCCGGCGAAATTACCGTCGACGGCATCCGCGTCGACCGCGTGCGCCGCAGCCGCGTGCCCGCGTTGCGCCGCCACCTCGGAGTGGTGTTCCAAGACTTCAAGCTCCTCACCGACAAGACGGTGTGGGAGAACGTCGCGTTCGCGATGCAGGTCACCGGCGCGCACACGCGCGACGTGATGCGCCAGGTCCCGCGCGTGTTGGATCTCGTCGGCCTGTCCCACAAGAGCCGCATGTATCCGAGCGAGCTTTCCGGCGGCGAGCAGCAGCGCACTGCGATCGCGCGCGCGCTCGTCAACAACCCGAAGATCCTGCTGTGCGACGAGCCCACTGGGAATTTGGATCCCACGAACACGAGCGAGATCACGGCTCTCCTGCAACGCATCAATCTCAAGGGGACGACGGTCGTCGTGGCGACGCACAACCAGGCCGTCGTCGATCGCATGCGCCGCCGCGTCATACGGCTCGACGACGGCCGCATTACTACTGACGAAGAACGGGGCTACTACTATCTTGGACTCGGGGAAAGTCAAGTTCTTTCTGGGTGA
- a CDS encoding acyl-CoA dehydrogenase family protein, translated as MDFDLTDEQKAIASLAREFAREEVAPRAEEMDREERFPYDLVAKMAELGFMGLPFPEEYGGAGGDTVSYALAVMEIARADASTAITMAAHVSLGATPFFLFGTEEQKQKYLVPLARGEKLWGFGLTEPNAGSDAGNVQTKAELRDGRWVINGTKAFITNSGTDISGGTTITAVTGKRPDGSREISNVIVPQDTPGFTRSRKYRKMGWRASDTRELSFVDAAVPEENLLGPRGEGYRQFLSILDGGRISVAALSIGLAMGAYDQALAYAKERHAFGKPISKFQAISFKLVDMLTQIEHAKLMMLRAAWEKDLGRDYVQAASFAKLFAGELSHRVVNEALQIHGGYGFMDEYPISRMYRDQKINEIGEGTNEVQRLVLARLMGL; from the coding sequence ATGGACTTCGATTTAACCGACGAGCAGAAGGCCATTGCGAGCCTGGCGCGAGAGTTCGCGCGCGAGGAGGTCGCCCCGCGAGCCGAAGAGATGGATCGCGAAGAGCGCTTTCCCTACGACCTCGTCGCGAAGATGGCGGAGCTCGGCTTCATGGGGCTGCCGTTTCCCGAAGAGTACGGCGGCGCCGGCGGCGACACGGTGAGCTACGCGCTCGCGGTGATGGAGATTGCGCGTGCCGACGCCTCGACCGCAATCACGATGGCGGCTCACGTGTCGCTCGGCGCCACGCCGTTCTTTCTGTTCGGCACCGAGGAACAGAAGCAGAAGTATCTCGTGCCGCTGGCCCGTGGCGAGAAGCTGTGGGGCTTCGGCCTGACGGAGCCCAACGCCGGAAGCGACGCGGGCAACGTGCAGACGAAGGCGGAGCTGCGCGATGGCCGCTGGGTGATCAACGGGACGAAGGCCTTCATCACGAACTCGGGCACCGACATCAGCGGCGGCACGACGATCACGGCCGTCACCGGAAAGCGCCCCGACGGGTCGCGCGAAATCTCGAACGTCATCGTTCCGCAGGACACGCCGGGCTTCACGCGCAGCCGCAAGTATCGCAAGATGGGCTGGCGCGCCTCGGACACGCGCGAGCTCTCGTTCGTCGACGCCGCGGTGCCCGAGGAAAATCTGCTCGGCCCGCGCGGCGAGGGGTACAGGCAGTTCCTCTCGATTCTCGACGGGGGGCGCATCTCGGTCGCCGCGCTCTCGATCGGGCTCGCCATGGGTGCGTACGACCAGGCGCTGGCCTATGCGAAAGAACGCCATGCGTTCGGCAAACCGATTAGCAAGTTCCAGGCCATCTCGTTCAAGCTCGTCGACATGCTGACGCAGATCGAACACGCGAAGTTGATGATGCTGCGCGCGGCATGGGAGAAGGACCTGGGACGCGACTACGTGCAGGCCGCGAGCTTCGCGAAGCTCTTCGCCGGCGAGCTGTCGCATCGCGTCGTGAACGAGGCGCTGCAGATCCACGGCGGTTACGGTTTTATGGACGAGTATCCGATCTCGCGCATGTACCGCGACCAGAAGATCAACGAGATCGGAGAAGGCACGAACGAGGTACAACGGCTCGTGTTGGCGCGGCTCATGGGCCTGTGA
- a CDS encoding DUF4760 domain-containing protein, translated as MSAEQVFAGASVIVSLLAIGLSAFLLTRQNKQLEHERNALAILDAIGRLTDPAIVSAFAQLEGIADRYPDDERILRDFDGSPDDRALVLVAQYVETVACLARRRVLDASLLVDAVGFMLRSRWNTIRPFVEHLRLVRGNAYLFENFEWLAMFSTWWKDTPRPPRDANYDPKQFGDVKFKV; from the coding sequence TTGAGCGCCGAGCAAGTCTTCGCCGGCGCGTCCGTCATCGTCTCCCTGCTGGCCATCGGCCTCTCGGCGTTCCTGCTCACGCGCCAGAACAAACAGCTCGAGCACGAGCGCAACGCCCTCGCGATTCTCGACGCGATCGGCCGTCTCACCGATCCCGCGATCGTCAGCGCGTTCGCACAGCTCGAGGGCATCGCGGACCGCTATCCCGATGACGAGAGGATTCTTCGCGACTTCGACGGTTCGCCCGACGACCGCGCGCTCGTTCTGGTCGCGCAGTACGTCGAGACGGTCGCGTGCCTCGCCCGGCGGCGCGTGCTCGACGCGTCGCTGCTGGTCGACGCCGTCGGTTTCATGCTGCGCAGCCGCTGGAATACGATCCGCCCGTTCGTCGAGCACCTGCGGCTGGTTCGCGGCAACGCATATCTGTTCGAGAACTTCGAGTGGCTCGCGATGTTCAGCACCTGGTGGAAGGACACGCCGCGTCCTCCGCGCGACGCAAACTACGATCCCAAGCAGTTCGGCGACGTCAAATTCAAGGTCTAG
- a CDS encoding peroxiredoxin — protein MRFPLAAVALAAALTAPALAALSIGTKAPDFTLPATIGGSTFTFSLADALKKGPVVLYFYPAAFTKGCTIEAHDFADAIDQYKALGATVIGVSHDDVATLQKFSTSECRSKFAVAADTNQAVMKSYDAVLPQHPQYANRTSYVIAPDGTIVYTYTSLDPSLHVQNTLNALKTWKADHTSGATQ, from the coding sequence ATGCGTTTTCCTCTCGCGGCCGTGGCTCTGGCGGCTGCGCTCACCGCTCCGGCCCTGGCGGCGCTGTCGATCGGCACCAAAGCGCCCGACTTCACGCTGCCCGCGACGATCGGCGGCAGCACGTTCACGTTCAGCCTCGCCGACGCGCTGAAGAAGGGCCCGGTCGTGCTCTACTTCTACCCGGCGGCGTTTACGAAAGGCTGCACGATCGAGGCGCACGATTTCGCGGACGCGATCGACCAATACAAGGCGCTCGGCGCGACCGTGATCGGCGTTTCGCACGACGACGTCGCTACGCTGCAGAAATTCTCCACCAGCGAGTGCCGCAGCAAATTCGCGGTCGCGGCGGATACGAATCAGGCAGTCATGAAATCGTACGATGCGGTTCTGCCGCAGCATCCGCAGTACGCGAATCGTACGTCGTACGTCATCGCGCCCGACGGGACGATCGTCTACACCTACACGAGCCTCGATCCGTCGCTGCACGTGCAGAATACGCTGAACGCACTCAAGACCTGGAAGGCGGATCACACCTCAGGCGCCACGCAGTGA